A single window of Salvia splendens isolate huo1 chromosome 6, SspV2, whole genome shotgun sequence DNA harbors:
- the LOC121807516 gene encoding protein yippee-like At5g53940 → MGRIFVVDLEGKTYNCKFCKTQLAQPHQLVSRSFHCQRGKAYLFNTVVNVTSGPPEERMMISGMHTISDVFCCSCGHLLGWKYLVAHEESQKYKQGKFALERDGIIDGEDAEFYIAFL, encoded by the exons atgggAAGGATCTTTGTTGTTGATTTAGAAGGAAAAACCTACAATTGCAAATTCTGCAAAACCCAGCTAGCACAGCCTCATCAACTTGTTTCCCGG TCATTTCACTGCCAAAGGGGGAAGGCTTATCTCTTTAATACTGT AGTGAATGTGACATCTGGTCCTCCTGAGGAGAGGATGATGATTTCTGGTATGCACACGATATCAGATGTATTTTGCTGCTCTTGTGGGCACTTACTAGGCTGGAAATAT TTGGTCGCACACGAGGAGAGCCAGAAATATAAACAAGGCAAATTTGCTCTTGAGAG AGACGGAATCATAGATGGAGAAGACGCTGAATTCTACATCGCCTTTCTATGA
- the LOC121808891 gene encoding germinal center kinase 1-like, translating into MQMPLPWEDEIEDIQKEIAVLSECRSPYITEYYCSYLHQTKLWIVMEYMAGGSVADLIQPNLPLDEVSIAWILRDLLHAIEYLHSEGKIHRDIKGSRFRSFCSIDKDYFKEKGTPFWMAPEVIQNSEGYNEKADIWSLGITAIEMAKGEPPLADLHPMRVLFIIPRENPPQLDEHFSRPLKEFVSLCLKKNPAERSSAKELLKHRFIRTARKSPRLLERIRERPKFQIDGDNENGATPLGEASGTVKVNRESGHGDTVQVSSQATGLRNAGWDFSIGVSGSTGTVRSVVRPPQVRERKPEVPLNQSTPKKPLDASNQQSSASGINLHTASEISTRTQTNDPANQGNYLEDEDASGTGTVIVRSPRGVPRSSQFSSQSSTSSSKYTSAEDSSISGTVVYRGQHEDSESPRTPKSRLGLQERTFSAALEDSETNLAEAKAAIHGGRKGRDRSALSKGNRDLQESRRIEPDHTTTSFDPSSQSRYSHDYLDAQKAFLRSPHSTEDVDNARSSLAALSAPLSVLLIPSLKDAIVDDPGGSIFQKVANALMDMENVRPGSSELFITKLLQQLASSKEGSMQDLRDLAAQIFAKGKIEMQATNAEADNKKKQVNKELNSNANMSPLARFLLSRWQGFASRDLNS; encoded by the exons ATGCAAATGCCTCTGCCTTG GGAGGATGAGATAGAGGACATCCAGAAG GAAATTGCGGTCCTTTCAGAATGCCGATCTCCATATATCACCGAGTATTATTGTTCTTATTTGCACCAAACAAAGCTGTGGATAGTCATGGAATACATGGCTGGTGGTTCTGTTGCTGATCTG ATTCAACCAAACCTTCCGCTTGACGAAGTTTCAATAGCTTGGATTTTACGTGACTTGCTCCATGCAATTGAGTATCTTCACAGTGAGGGGAAAATTCATCGAGATATTAAAG GTAGCAGATTTCGGAGTTTCTGCTCAATTGACAAGGACTATTTCAAGGAGAAAG GAACGCCATTTTGGATGGCTCCAGAGGTTATTCAAAACTCTGAAGGTTATAATGAGAAG GCAGATATATGGTCTCTGGGGATAACTGCAATTGAGATGGCAAAGGGTGAACCTCCACTTGCTGACCTCCACCCTATGAGAGTGCTTTTCATCATTCCTCGAGAAAATCCACCACAG CTAGATGAGCATTTCTCTCGTCCCCTGAAAGAATTTGTGTCTCTCTGTTTGAAGAAGAATCCTGCAGAG AGGTCCAGTGCAAAGGAACTCCTTAAGCATCGTTTTATTAGAACTGCTAGAAAGAGTCCAAGGCTTCTGGAGAGAATCAG AGAGCGGCCCAAGTTTCAAATTGATGGTGATAATGAAAATGGCGCAACACCCTTGGGAGAAGCTTCTGGAACTGTAAAAGTGAATAGAGAGTCTGGACATGGTGATACAGTTCAAGTCAG TAGTCAGGCAACGGGTCTGAGAAATGCCGGATGGGACTTCAGTATTGGTGTATCAGGTAGCACGGGAACTGTTCGAAGTGTTGTAAGACCACCTCAGGTGAGAGAAAGAAAGCCGGAAGTGCCATTAAATCAATCTACTCCTAAAAAACCCTTAGATGCTAGTAACCAGCAGTCTTCTGCTTCTGGAATCAATCTTCATACTGCCTCAGAGATCTCCACAAGGACACAGACCAATGATCCAGCAAATCAAGGAAATTATCTTGAAGAT GAAGATGCAAGTGGGACAGGAACTGTCATTGTTCGATCTCCAAGAGGAGTTCCACGATCCTCTCAGTTCAGCAGCCAAAGTTCAACT TCTAGCAGCAAATATACCTCTGCTGAAGATTCTTCAATCAGTGGTACTGTTGTTTATCGTGGACAGCATGAAGATTCAGAGTCTCCGAGAACTCCAAAGTCTAGGCTTGGACTTCAAGAGAGAACTTTTAGTGCAGCTCTTGAAGACAGTGAAACTAATCTTGCCGAG GCTAAGGCTGCTATTCACGGAGGCAGAAAAGGAAGGGATAGGTCTGCATTGAGCAAGGGGAACAGAGATTTGCAAGAGAGCAGAAGGATAGAGCCGGACCACACAACGACAAGTTTTGACCCATCAAG CCAATCCAGATATTCTCATGATTATCTTGATGCTCAGAAGGCATTTTTAAGATCTCCGCACTCAACTGAGGATGTGGACAATGCAAGAAGTTCCTTAGCAGCTTTGTCTGCTCCTTTATCAGTGCTCCTGATCCCTTCACTTAAAGAT GCAATTGTCGATGATCCAGGAGGTTCAATCTTTCAGAAAGTCGCTAACGCTTTAATGGATATGGAGAATGTTAGGCCTGGGTCTTCTGAACTATTTATCACCAAGTTGCTTCAACAATTGGCAAG TTCGAAGGAAGGTTCTATGCAAGACCTCCGGGATCTTGCAGCTCAGATCTTTGCGAAGGGCAAGATAGAAATGCAGGCAACAAATGCAGAAGCTGACAACAAAAAGAAGCAAGTGAACAAGGAGCTCAATTCAAATGCCAATATGAGCCCACTTGCAAGGTTCTTGCTCTCCAG ATGGCAAGGCTTTGCTTCCCGCGATTTGAATTCTTGA